A single Lactuca sativa cultivar Salinas chromosome 8, Lsat_Salinas_v11, whole genome shotgun sequence DNA region contains:
- the LOC111906950 gene encoding norbelladine synthase — MSGKISEEVEVKVSITEAWEVYSTLKLAMILQSELPHLYGVDILEGDGGVGTIIKVTPRPGVSVKPAFKERFTKIDHEKRVKEIEIIEGGYLDMGCTSYRITLEFMEKENEESSCILRVTVEYEANEDASFVTIKPLMNTLKFVNQYLQNNKT; from the exons ATGTCCGGGAAGATATCGGAAGAAGTGGAGGTGAAGGTTTCAATAACCGAAGCTTGGGAGGTTTACAGCACACTTAAGCTTGCAATGATTCTACAATCAGAGCTTCCACATCTTTATGGTGTCGACATCTTGGAAGGCGATGGAGGTGTAGGCACTATCATCAAAGTTACCCCTCGTCCAG GGGTGTCGGTGAAACCAGCGTTCAAGGAAAGGTTTACAAAGATCGATCATGAAAAGAGGGTGAAAGAAATCGAGATAATTGAAGGAGGGTATCTTGACATGGGGTGTACTTCTTATCGAATTACTTTAGAGTTCATGGAGAAAGAAAATGAGGAGTCATCATGCATCCTTAGAGTTACTGTTGAGTATGAGGCAAATGAAGATGCTAGCTTTGTTACCATTAAGCCGCTCATGAACACCCTCAAGTTTGTTAACCAGTACTTACAAAATAACAAAACATAG